The Thalassophryne amazonica chromosome 8, fThaAma1.1, whole genome shotgun sequence genome includes a window with the following:
- the LOC117515437 gene encoding interferon-induced transmembrane protein 5-like yields the protein MDNHSYNFPSDCTPLTNCKSARKPAGSTVVNMGNTGKNPPKDYLVWSLCNTLYVNFCCLGFMALIYSIKARDQKAQGNLQVAQECSDKAKWYNILAAGWNLLIPLLAIVLLVLLLVHLGSSKGSYDFFGEDGFQNFMKLFSW from the exons ATGGACAACCACTCGTACAACTTTCCCTCTGACTGCACCCCACTCACCAACTGTAAGTCTGCCCGTAAGCcggctggatccactgtggtcaACATGGGCAACACCGGCAAGAATCCTCCCAAAGACTACCTCGTCTGGTCGCTCTGCAACACCTTGTACGTTAACTTCTGCTGCTTGGGATTCATGGCGCTTATCTACTCCATTAAG gccagAGACCAGAAGGCTCAGGGCAACCTGCAGGTGGCTCAGGAATGTTCAGACAAGGCCAAGTGGTACAACATCCTGGCAGCCGGCTGGAACCTGCTGATCCCACTGCTGGCCATCGTCCTACTGGTCCTTCTGCTGGTCCACCTTGGCTCTTCCAAGGGTTCCTATGACTTCTTCGGCGAGGACGGCTTCCAGAACTTCATGAAACTGTTCAGCTGGTAG